Proteins co-encoded in one Quercus robur chromosome 8, dhQueRobu3.1, whole genome shotgun sequence genomic window:
- the LOC126696154 gene encoding uncharacterized protein LOC126696154: MEIIETLPFDGAEVTNTIGFAGGIWLLWSSNVVHVDILATTEQEIHAIIRALMGDFNEVLTEEEKSGGNPVCLRRVRAIKECMDACHVMDLGFSGPKFTWTNKRETGDLIQCRLDRPFRFQSIWLNHEEFPFVVRAASEGQDVGLKSAISEFTVKAQRWNKEVFRNVFVKKKQILARLLGTQKALASNPNPFLINLQNQLSEEYNLILQMEEEIWAVKA, encoded by the exons ATGGAGATAATAGAAACTCTTCCTTTTGATGGGGCTGAAGTGACTAACACCATTGGGTTTGCAGGAGGAATTTGGTTGCTTTGGAGTTCAAATGTGGTGCATGTGGACATCCTGGCAACAACTGAGCAGGAGATTCATGCTATTATTCGA GCACTTATGGGAGATTTTAATGAGGTGCTCACTGAGGAGGAAAAATCTGGTGGGAATCCAGTTTGTTTGAGGAGAGTTAGAGCAATTAAAGAGTGTATGGATGCTTGCCACGTGATGGATTTGGGTTTCTCAGGACCAAAATTTACTTGGACAAATAAGAGGGAGACTGGGGATCTAATTCAATGCAGGCTAGACAG ACCCTTTAGATTTCAGTCCATTTGGCTCAACCATGAGGAATTTCCTTTTGTGGTCAGGGCAGCTTCGGAAGGACAAGATGTTGGGCTGAAGAGTGCGATCTCGGAATTTACTGTAAAGGCTCAAAGGTGGAACAAGGAGGTTTTTCGGAATGTTTTTGTCAAGAAGAAGCAAATTTTGGCCAGGCTACTGGGTACTCAGAAAGCCTTAGCTTCTAACCCTAACCCTTTTCTTATTAACCTCCAGAATCAATTATCTGAGGAGTATAATCTTATTCTTCAAATGGAGGAGGAAATTTGGGCAGTGAAAGCATGA